From Paenibacillus sp. GP183, one genomic window encodes:
- a CDS encoding sensor histidine kinase, producing the protein MKIRSLLAVPFRRLLIRNKIIVVFFPLIIIPLFTLGYFTSHMFTSSLIGKTKQNVLDESALILTRIDSMIRNSESSANIIMENFDHIYQNYAPSDNPIEENQRRMRIQTMFDLELFNFPDVDSVAFIDSRGKLYTSYFPEKDNDVKIFGSELLIHIGELPGYGVNNWFPMQHRDFLVTDPDVPVLSIGKQIIDLKYCLPYGILIVNIKESELSSVYAKMVSYPKEHYRIIDSQGTVISSSYKSELMKPLQDEALRKLILSRDSFSEIAHTQTGTNLVTSVGYAKMGWKLVNIVPEQAITADIRKNIRMTVIIGSICLVFALLGASILSRVIVSPLQKLAKAMRQVKEVELNVLAHIQTADEIGMLASVFNSMIARMKELLQRVEAEQKRKKEYELALIHAQIKPHFLYNTLDLIYLLNDLDRSGEARDTAKALADFYRVALSKGSEMITVGEEIKNAKDYLSIQRARYSDVFDFDIDVPQDVMRSVIPKLSIQPLVENAIYHGLKTKGSLGHIDIGGFRDQQAVTIVVSDDGVGMPESKLREIWSRWSSDDKPVSFGIFSVHERIRLYFGNEYGVTISSREHEGTEVRIRLPG; encoded by the coding sequence ATGAAGATAAGATCGCTGCTGGCAGTGCCATTTCGGAGACTGCTTATCCGCAACAAAATTATTGTCGTCTTTTTCCCGCTGATCATCATCCCGCTATTTACACTGGGGTATTTTACAAGCCATATGTTCACCAGCTCACTGATCGGTAAAACGAAGCAGAATGTGCTGGACGAGTCGGCCTTGATTTTGACCCGCATCGATTCGATGATTCGCAACTCAGAGAGCAGTGCAAATATTATAATGGAGAATTTCGACCATATTTACCAAAATTATGCCCCGTCGGACAATCCCATTGAAGAAAATCAGCGGCGCATGCGAATTCAGACCATGTTCGATCTCGAGCTGTTTAATTTTCCGGACGTCGATTCGGTCGCGTTTATCGATTCGCGGGGGAAGCTGTATACGTCCTATTTTCCGGAAAAAGATAATGACGTGAAAATATTCGGCAGCGAATTGCTGATCCATATCGGCGAGTTGCCGGGCTACGGCGTCAATAACTGGTTTCCCATGCAACATCGCGATTTTTTGGTGACCGATCCCGACGTTCCGGTGCTGTCGATCGGTAAGCAGATCATCGATCTGAAGTACTGCCTCCCGTACGGAATCCTGATTGTTAATATTAAAGAAAGCGAGCTTTCATCCGTTTACGCCAAAATGGTGTCTTACCCGAAGGAGCATTACCGCATTATCGACAGCCAAGGTACGGTCATCTCGTCTTCCTACAAATCGGAGCTGATGAAGCCGCTGCAGGACGAAGCTTTGCGAAAGCTTATCTTATCGAGGGATTCCTTCTCGGAAATCGCGCATACGCAGACTGGCACCAATCTGGTTACAAGCGTCGGTTACGCCAAAATGGGCTGGAAGCTCGTCAATATCGTTCCTGAGCAGGCGATTACAGCGGATATCCGCAAAAACATCCGAATGACAGTCATTATTGGATCGATCTGCCTTGTCTTCGCCCTGCTCGGCGCAAGCATCCTGTCGAGGGTCATCGTCAGCCCGCTGCAGAAGCTGGCAAAGGCGATGCGCCAGGTGAAGGAAGTCGAGTTGAATGTATTGGCGCATATCCAAACGGCCGACGAAATTGGCATGCTGGCGTCCGTGTTCAACTCTATGATTGCTCGAATGAAGGAGTTGCTCCAGCGGGTGGAAGCGGAGCAGAAAAGAAAAAAGGAATACGAGCTGGCGCTCATTCACGCCCAGATCAAGCCGCATTTTTTGTACAACACGCTCGATTTGATTTATTTGCTGAACGATCTCGACCGAAGCGGAGAGGCCCGGGACACGGCCAAGGCGCTGGCGGATTTTTATCGCGTCGCGCTAAGCAAGGGCAGCGAGATGATAACCGTTGGCGAGGAAATCAAAAATGCCAAAGATTATTTGTCGATCCAGCGCGCCCGCTATTCCGACGTATTCGATTTCGATATCGATGTGCCACAGGATGTGATGAGGTCGGTCATTCCGAAATTGTCGATCCAGCCGCTGGTGGAGAATGCCATCTATCACGGGTTGAAGACGAAAGGAAGCCTGGGTCATATTGATATCGGGGGCTTCCGGGACCAACAGGCGGTGACGATCGTCGTCAGCGATGACGGTGTCGGCATGCCGGAGAGCAAGCTGCGGGAAATCTGGAGCCGGTGGTCAAGCGACGACAAGCCTGTGTCCTTCGGCATATTCAGCGTGCATGAACGAATCCGGCTTTATTTCGGGAACGAATATGGGGTTACGATCAGCAGCAGGGAGCATGAAGGCACCGAAGTCAGAATAAGGCTGCCGGGTTGA
- a CDS encoding cation diffusion facilitator family transporter, whose amino-acid sequence MGFGHHHGPDGNSHTHDKVDPSIIKSKEATKVLLISLVGLLITAIFQAIIVAISGSVALLADTIHNFGDALTSIPLWFAFMLSRKLPTKRFTYGLNRTEDIAGLIIVIVITFSALIAGYESVMRIIHGSTITHLGATAIAAIVGFVGNEIVAVYRIRMGKKMGSAALIADGHHARVDGITSLAVLVGVAGTWLGFPIIDPLVGLVITIMIVFIVKDSAKAVFTRLLDGIEPEIIDTITKSAYQIEGVQKVNDVKARWFGHEILAEITITTYSKISVKEGHEVVKNVIHRLQHDVEHLSKVQVHVDPVEEQGYSFHEHSHAAQHSHEHGHEKHHGGHSHDHTGKHVDLSTPTYPFKWAGVYELSVGDYEFTLNAGPDPAMLISLLPLAAPKKDAFKSAKIDVIEVFKREMQPLSIGGTFQPGRDLIQLLLDGAATFVVRINKAGSYVLFTEHHPDEFDAELRRNGTIIPISFQQAFPSAHAHAHHGHQHPHEEEKGHSHG is encoded by the coding sequence ATGGGTTTCGGACATCATCATGGTCCCGATGGAAATTCTCATACGCATGACAAAGTCGATCCAAGCATTATCAAAAGCAAGGAAGCCACAAAAGTCTTATTGATTTCGCTTGTGGGTCTATTGATAACAGCCATTTTTCAAGCTATTATTGTAGCTATATCAGGCAGCGTGGCACTCCTTGCTGATACCATTCATAACTTTGGGGACGCATTAACATCCATTCCCTTATGGTTTGCCTTTATGTTAAGCCGTAAACTTCCGACAAAACGCTTTACGTATGGTCTTAACCGGACAGAAGATATTGCAGGACTTATCATTGTTATCGTCATTACGTTTAGCGCGCTTATTGCCGGTTATGAATCTGTAATGCGGATAATACATGGTTCGACAATTACGCATTTGGGTGCAACAGCAATCGCCGCGATTGTAGGCTTTGTCGGAAATGAAATTGTCGCAGTATATCGCATCCGCATGGGCAAAAAGATGGGCAGTGCCGCTCTTATTGCTGACGGTCATCATGCGAGAGTGGATGGAATTACATCGCTTGCTGTATTAGTTGGTGTGGCTGGAACGTGGCTGGGCTTTCCGATTATCGATCCGCTTGTTGGGTTGGTTATTACAATCATGATAGTCTTTATAGTAAAAGACTCAGCAAAGGCGGTGTTTACTCGCTTATTGGACGGAATCGAACCTGAAATCATCGATACGATTACAAAATCCGCTTATCAGATTGAAGGCGTTCAAAAAGTAAATGACGTCAAAGCGCGCTGGTTTGGTCATGAAATATTGGCTGAAATTACAATTACGACGTATTCGAAAATATCTGTAAAAGAAGGTCATGAAGTAGTTAAAAATGTCATCCATCGTTTGCAGCATGATGTTGAACATTTATCGAAGGTACAGGTTCATGTGGATCCGGTTGAAGAACAAGGTTACTCTTTTCATGAGCATTCACACGCTGCCCAACATTCGCATGAACATGGACACGAGAAACATCACGGTGGACATAGTCATGACCACACCGGAAAGCACGTTGATTTATCAACACCAACATACCCGTTCAAGTGGGCAGGTGTTTATGAGTTGTCAGTCGGTGACTATGAATTTACTCTGAATGCAGGCCCGGATCCTGCAATGCTCATATCATTATTGCCCTTAGCCGCGCCCAAAAAAGACGCTTTCAAGTCCGCAAAGATTGATGTTATCGAAGTATTTAAGAGAGAAATGCAGCCCTTGTCAATTGGAGGTACATTTCAACCTGGTCGTGATCTGATCCAGTTGCTTCTCGATGGTGCTGCCACTTTCGTAGTGCGTATCAACAAGGCAGGTTCTTACGTACTGTTCACCGAGCATCACCCTGACGAATTCGACGCTGAACTGCGCCGCAACGGAACGATTATTCCTATATCGTTTCAACAAGCCTTTCCATCTGCGCACGCACATGCTCATCATGGTCACCAGCATCCACATGAAGAAGAGAAAGGACATTCACATGGCTGA
- a CDS encoding PadR family transcriptional regulator: MDRELMKGSIDILLLSEIITQDKYGFEIMESLKKKSADTYYMSEGTLYTALKRNELKGLVVSYWTKVKGSGRRKYYHITDAGCTQLIKQLAEWQKLNSIIRRCSALNEKSSC, encoded by the coding sequence ATGGACAGAGAGTTGATGAAAGGGAGTATAGATATCTTGTTGCTATCTGAAATTATCACTCAAGACAAATACGGATTTGAAATCATGGAATCGTTGAAGAAGAAAAGCGCCGATACTTATTACATGTCCGAAGGGACTCTATATACAGCTTTAAAACGAAATGAACTTAAAGGGCTCGTGGTTTCTTACTGGACAAAAGTAAAGGGTTCAGGTAGAAGAAAATATTACCATATTACTGATGCTGGATGCACTCAACTCATCAAACAGCTGGCAGAGTGGCAGAAATTAAACTCGATAATACGAAGGTGTTCAGCGCTTAATGAAAAGTCATCTTGTTAA
- the speD gene encoding adenosylmethionine decarboxylase, protein MSFSTFGRHIAVDTWGVDFDLLNHAEWLEAQLVEAAERCGATVLSIQSKQFEPQGATVLVLLSESHLSIHTYPEKGFAALDCYTCGETVDPQLAIDYLVSILKPKTMHATTLIRGSGELQIETGSIRQERFKS, encoded by the coding sequence ATGAGTTTCTCTACTTTCGGAAGACATATTGCTGTTGATACATGGGGAGTCGATTTTGACCTATTAAATCATGCAGAATGGTTGGAAGCCCAATTGGTAGAAGCTGCGGAACGATGCGGTGCAACGGTACTATCCATTCAATCGAAGCAATTCGAACCACAAGGAGCCACCGTACTCGTTTTATTGTCCGAAAGCCATCTTTCCATTCATACCTATCCCGAGAAAGGTTTTGCTGCTTTGGATTGCTACACCTGTGGTGAGACGGTGGATCCGCAGCTTGCCATTGATTATTTGGTTTCTATACTGAAGCCGAAAACAATGCATGCCACAACGTTAATACGGGGTTCCGGTGAATTGCAGATCGAAACAGGTTCCATTCGGCAAGAACGATTCAAGAGTTAA
- a CDS encoding BadF/BadG/BcrA/BcrD ATPase family protein: MENYKNRVVVGIDGGGTHTRVMVADTEGRILSYIERGASSIHKDLQARENVCQALEQALHESEKNVSDVATLYAGIAGFDTKADLNWVEPLTDLPGLICVKQHVNDAVVAHSGALLSEPGVIVISGTGSIIFAVTEDGKQIRNYDLHQYAASAARFLAYDAIYELLAGNVQENDQLLVQSMLQFWGVSSVEELSQLALKGFITDQRERNRKFAELAPTITESALQRSTLAQTVCNRALHQIMVGVEILASYFSEPEVKVALIGSVVNSEYFQQQLASRMKEGNNKRYRIVSPAFSPVAGAVLMALKQLGIIITPQLLENLVLHPQSRHK, encoded by the coding sequence ATGGAGAACTATAAAAATCGAGTCGTGGTCGGAATTGACGGTGGGGGAACCCATACCCGAGTCATGGTAGCAGATACTGAAGGGAGGATCCTTTCTTACATTGAAAGAGGTGCATCCTCAATACATAAGGATTTGCAAGCGAGAGAAAATGTGTGTCAGGCACTTGAACAGGCTCTGCATGAGTCGGAGAAAAATGTAAGTGACGTGGCGACTCTTTATGCGGGGATTGCAGGTTTCGATACCAAAGCCGACTTGAATTGGGTAGAACCTCTCACTGACCTTCCAGGACTTATTTGTGTAAAGCAGCATGTCAATGACGCAGTGGTTGCGCATAGCGGTGCCCTGCTTTCGGAACCCGGGGTAATCGTTATTTCAGGTACAGGTTCTATCATTTTTGCCGTAACAGAGGACGGGAAGCAGATCAGGAACTATGATCTACATCAATATGCTGCCAGCGCAGCCCGATTCTTGGCTTATGATGCAATTTATGAGTTACTTGCCGGCAATGTACAGGAAAACGACCAACTATTGGTCCAGTCCATGTTACAATTCTGGGGGGTATCCTCGGTAGAAGAACTGTCACAACTTGCGTTGAAAGGCTTCATCACCGATCAAAGAGAGCGCAATCGAAAGTTTGCTGAATTGGCCCCGACCATTACCGAATCCGCCCTGCAGCGTAGTACATTGGCACAAACTGTCTGTAATCGTGCTTTACATCAGATTATGGTGGGTGTGGAGATTCTTGCTTCTTATTTCTCAGAACCGGAAGTCAAGGTAGCATTGATAGGAAGTGTGGTCAACAGCGAATATTTTCAACAGCAACTGGCCTCCCGAATGAAGGAGGGTAACAATAAAAGGTACCGCATCGTTTCTCCCGCCTTCTCACCAGTAGCTGGTGCGGTTTTAATGGCTCTAAAGCAGCTTGGCATCATCATTACCCCACAATTGCTTGAGAACCTTGTCTTGCATCCCCAATCTCGTCATAAATAA
- a CDS encoding MgtC/SapB family protein, producing the protein MTFEFYIKVSFALLIGLLIGIDRQLKHKRLGLTTSMVICVASCLITLVSIESITKFTEFNGSNRDPMRLAAQIVSGVGFLGAGVILRRSNDVISGLTSAAMIWAASGLGIAVGAGFYLEAFYTVGLLLFGVNVVPVLIKRIGPDKLSERDVSVKIVMEANFKMTDLIKTIEGTVQTAKEKDNKQKDLKIRHIKISDLNSGYQQVELTLSAPERLYTSEIYYLIKRNDHVISVEVEQL; encoded by the coding sequence ATGACATTTGAATTTTATATCAAAGTATCCTTTGCCTTATTGATTGGATTGTTGATCGGCATTGACAGACAGTTAAAACATAAGCGACTCGGTTTAACTACAAGTATGGTAATTTGTGTTGCCAGTTGTTTAATAACGCTTGTCTCCATTGAGTCCATTACGAAATTTACTGAATTTAATGGGTCCAATCGGGACCCGATGCGACTGGCGGCTCAAATTGTAAGCGGCGTGGGTTTTCTCGGTGCCGGGGTCATTTTACGAAGGAGTAACGATGTCATCTCCGGTCTGACTTCAGCGGCGATGATATGGGCAGCCTCCGGATTGGGAATAGCTGTGGGAGCCGGTTTTTATCTAGAGGCGTTTTACACCGTAGGTCTCCTTTTGTTTGGGGTGAATGTGGTGCCGGTTCTCATCAAAAGGATCGGTCCAGACAAACTGAGTGAAAGGGATGTTTCCGTGAAAATTGTAATGGAAGCGAATTTCAAGATGACTGATCTTATTAAGACCATCGAGGGAACAGTGCAGACCGCAAAAGAAAAAGACAACAAACAAAAAGATCTAAAAATTAGACATATAAAAATTTCAGATTTGAACTCGGGATATCAGCAGGTGGAACTGACTCTCTCTGCTCCAGAAAGACTGTACACCTCGGAAATCTATTATTTAATCAAGCGCAATGATCATGTGATATCTGTAGAAGTGGAGCAGTTATAA
- a CDS encoding class I SAM-dependent methyltransferase, with translation MNSEPIKSIDDIYVMLDSLFSNPTEYWNSIYQDRPEYMSFLTEYPDENLVQYVHKNMISAKKVLEFGCGEGRNAIFLAQQGFHVDAVDISDTAIKYALKNAEKHNIKINFQCKNVLDFDIENNTYDFVYDSGLLHHLLPHCRIQYLDLVYEALKRGSCFGLICFATGFEDIGGASEVSDYEVYKNRRILGGFAYSREKLIEIMSDRFELMDIRYMTEYPEGQLFGKSFLWASLWKKN, from the coding sequence ATGAACAGCGAGCCCATTAAAAGTATCGATGATATTTATGTAATGCTGGATAGTCTGTTCAGCAACCCAACTGAGTATTGGAATTCTATTTATCAAGACAGGCCCGAGTATATGTCCTTTTTAACTGAATATCCTGATGAAAATTTGGTTCAATATGTTCATAAAAATATGATCAGTGCTAAGAAAGTATTAGAGTTCGGTTGTGGGGAAGGACGTAATGCCATATTTTTGGCACAACAGGGGTTTCACGTAGATGCTGTAGATATCTCTGACACAGCTATTAAGTACGCTCTAAAAAATGCGGAGAAACATAATATTAAAATAAACTTTCAATGTAAAAATGTGCTTGATTTCGATATTGAAAATAACACATATGATTTTGTTTATGATTCTGGATTGCTGCATCATTTGTTACCACACTGCAGAATTCAATATCTAGACTTAGTATACGAGGCTTTAAAGCGAGGCTCCTGCTTCGGTTTAATTTGTTTCGCAACAGGCTTTGAAGATATCGGTGGAGCAAGTGAAGTATCCGATTATGAGGTGTATAAGAATCGGCGGATACTTGGGGGATTCGCGTATAGTCGAGAAAAGTTAATTGAGATCATGTCCGACAGATTTGAATTAATGGATATAAGATATATGACTGAATATCCAGAAGGACAGCTATTCGGTAAATCATTTTTGTGGGCATCTCTATGGAAAAAGAATTAA
- a CDS encoding metal-sensing transcriptional repressor, with product MADDNTHVHEHEHRHRKQIVNRLSRIEGHLRAVKEMTAEGRDCADVLLQIAAVRKALDNAAKLLLKDHLESCVMDAGPGEDRTKILDDLNKALDHFIR from the coding sequence ATGGCTGACGATAATACGCACGTACACGAACATGAGCATAGACACCGCAAACAAATTGTAAACCGGTTATCACGAATTGAAGGACATCTTCGTGCTGTTAAGGAGATGACAGCAGAGGGTCGGGATTGTGCAGATGTTTTGCTTCAAATTGCGGCTGTTCGTAAAGCATTGGATAATGCAGCAAAGCTTTTATTAAAGGATCATTTGGAAAGTTGCGTGATGGATGCTGGTCCTGGTGAGGATCGAACTAAAATTTTGGATGATCTAAACAAAGCATTAGACCATTTTATTCGTTAA
- the mgtE gene encoding magnesium transporter, translating into MMTLNIKNREEYIYYLFFYLKHADKEQFRNHFLTLHPTDQCYVFRQLNQERRKLVYQYLSPSELTDVFQGLERKQQQDIFEELDRHYRVSLLNELSADDAADFFEELPNSAATALFHQMSLEDVTNIKQLLSYNKETAGAIMTTEYVSVSPTDSVSHVLERLRMKEGKEAETIYYLYVVDDTRKLLGVVSLRDLITASRSRNINELMKSQVISVTTSTSQEKVAGMIADYNLLAIPVVIKHGELVGIVTFDDITHILEDPKDDAPDIEGTETKDGGTNTSLLATMKKRSPWIIAMIFIGFLAGQRIEILLKPEPTILVILALFVVLITNASRNIGVLRPLFQVVRTLTVKELDGHNLSRMLKREWFTGWLIGLESSIVLFALIFIFYRNLNLSLWVSITLLGTLMLSKGLGILSLYLLHRWNRNPAVAIGPLIMTISNMLGMLLYFFIASQFHFLN; encoded by the coding sequence ATGATGACTTTGAATATTAAAAATCGCGAGGAGTATATCTATTACTTGTTTTTTTATTTAAAACATGCCGATAAGGAACAATTTCGCAACCATTTTCTTACCCTTCATCCGACGGATCAATGTTATGTATTCCGGCAATTGAACCAAGAAAGACGGAAACTCGTCTATCAGTATTTGTCCCCGTCCGAGTTAACGGATGTATTTCAAGGTCTGGAAAGAAAACAACAGCAAGATATTTTTGAGGAGCTTGACAGGCATTACCGGGTTTCCTTATTGAACGAATTATCAGCAGACGATGCGGCGGATTTTTTTGAGGAACTTCCCAATAGCGCTGCCACAGCTTTATTTCATCAAATGAGTCTTGAAGACGTTACAAACATCAAGCAACTATTGTCCTATAACAAGGAGACGGCAGGGGCGATCATGACGACGGAGTATGTTTCGGTTTCACCGACAGATTCCGTTTCCCATGTGCTGGAACGCTTGCGGATGAAGGAAGGAAAAGAAGCTGAGACCATCTATTATTTGTATGTGGTGGATGATACCCGGAAATTGCTCGGCGTCGTTTCCTTGCGCGATCTGATCACTGCATCTCGAAGCCGGAATATAAACGAACTGATGAAATCGCAGGTTATTTCTGTAACAACTTCAACAAGTCAAGAGAAAGTCGCCGGAATGATTGCAGACTATAACTTATTAGCCATTCCGGTGGTCATTAAACATGGAGAGTTAGTCGGCATTGTTACGTTCGATGATATTACACATATCCTGGAGGACCCAAAAGATGATGCCCCTGACATTGAAGGAACAGAGACAAAGGATGGCGGGACGAACACTTCCTTGCTAGCAACAATGAAAAAAAGAAGCCCATGGATTATAGCCATGATCTTCATTGGTTTTCTTGCTGGTCAACGGATTGAAATTTTACTCAAGCCTGAACCGACTATCCTTGTGATTCTTGCTCTTTTCGTGGTATTGATCACCAATGCATCAAGAAATATCGGTGTGCTGCGGCCTTTATTTCAAGTCGTTCGAACCCTAACGGTAAAGGAGCTTGATGGGCATAACCTAAGCCGCATGCTGAAGCGAGAATGGTTTACAGGTTGGCTGATCGGTTTGGAAAGTTCAATTGTTTTATTTGCACTCATTTTTATATTTTATCGAAACCTGAACTTATCCCTGTGGGTTTCCATCACCCTCTTGGGTACATTAATGCTCTCTAAAGGCCTAGGAATCCTTTCTCTTTACTTGCTTCATAGATGGAATCGGAATCCAGCCGTTGCTATAGGACCCTTAATTATGACGATCAGTAACATGCTGGGGATGCTTCTTTATTTTTTCATTGCAAGTCAATTCCATTTCTTAAATTAA
- a CDS encoding aspartate/glutamate racemase family protein, with amino-acid sequence MKTIGLIGGMSWESSLLYYQIINQRVKEKLGGYHSAKSLMYSVDFHDIKTLQHEGKWDEATKIMIDSAQKLESGGSDFIIICTNTMHKMAKEVEESISIPLLHIADATANEIVKCRIKKVALLGTAFTMEQDFYKGRLIEKFGLEVIVPNEAARKIVHDIIYQELCLGIIKENSKQSYLEIINSLIQDGVEAVILGCTEITLLISQLDCMVPVFDTTKIHAEYAVDFALKD; translated from the coding sequence ATGAAAACGATTGGGCTAATAGGTGGAATGAGTTGGGAGTCATCCTTGCTTTATTACCAAATCATCAATCAGCGTGTAAAGGAAAAATTAGGCGGGTACCATTCCGCAAAAAGTCTCATGTATTCGGTGGATTTTCATGATATCAAGACTCTTCAACATGAAGGGAAATGGGATGAAGCCACAAAAATCATGATTGATTCAGCACAAAAACTCGAATCTGGTGGTTCAGATTTCATTATCATATGCACGAATACGATGCACAAGATGGCAAAAGAAGTAGAAGAATCAATATCAATACCGTTATTACATATAGCTGATGCAACGGCAAATGAAATTGTTAAGTGTAGAATTAAAAAAGTCGCTTTACTTGGTACCGCGTTTACTATGGAACAAGATTTTTACAAAGGCAGACTTATTGAAAAATTTGGACTTGAAGTTATCGTTCCAAATGAAGCAGCAAGGAAGATTGTACATGATATCATCTATCAGGAACTTTGTCTCGGAATTATTAAAGAAAATTCTAAACAATCCTACTTAGAGATAATTAATAGTCTTATCCAAGATGGGGTAGAAGCCGTAATCCTTGGCTGTACAGAAATCACCTTATTAATTTCTCAACTGGATTGTATGGTTCCTGTATTCGATACAACGAAAATCCATGCTGAATATGCAGTAGATTTTGCTCTGAAAGATTAA
- a CDS encoding creatininase family protein: MLSFKNTTTEILNSGIDTVVLSVGATEQFGPYLPMHLDTLIAELYADAFGRELNAYVLPTIPFNTSEEHANFKGTVTISPNILTAMLEEVIINLGRQGFKKFLVCTGHGGSYWEGAFVKNINYKYPQIILISANHNNYIAWEEAVETAGLQGLNEMHGGLLSVCTAMWLCPELVKTNSMGSDIPSENRLYADYLGWDKLTQDGCWGKFEEGSYSHEELAEKGKLFWNTFIKKRTEGLKQILEEGYRLKTQA; this comes from the coding sequence ATGCTTAGCTTTAAAAACACGACAACGGAAATTTTAAATAGTGGGATTGATACAGTTGTTCTATCAGTAGGAGCAACGGAACAGTTTGGACCGTACTTACCAATGCATTTAGATACGCTTATCGCAGAGCTATACGCTGATGCTTTTGGAAGAGAATTAAATGCTTACGTATTACCTACAATTCCGTTTAATACCTCTGAAGAACATGCTAATTTCAAGGGGACAGTTACAATAAGCCCCAATATATTAACAGCCATGTTGGAAGAAGTTATTATTAACCTGGGAAGACAAGGTTTTAAGAAGTTTTTGGTCTGCACTGGACATGGTGGCTCATATTGGGAGGGAGCTTTCGTTAAGAATATTAATTACAAGTACCCGCAGATTATCTTAATCTCCGCAAATCATAACAATTATATTGCATGGGAAGAAGCAGTTGAAACGGCAGGCTTACAAGGCTTAAACGAAATGCACGGTGGGTTATTGTCCGTTTGTACAGCCATGTGGCTTTGTCCTGAACTTGTTAAAACTAATTCAATGGGTTCAGACATACCTTCAGAAAACCGTCTTTATGCAGATTACTTAGGATGGGATAAACTAACTCAGGATGGTTGTTGGGGGAAGTTTGAAGAAGGAAGTTATTCACACGAAGAATTGGCTGAAAAAGGTAAGCTATTTTGGAACACATTTATCAAAAAAAGAACTGAAGGTTTGAAACAAATCCTAGAAGAGGGATATCGTCTAAAAACTCAAGCATGA